From Streptomyces sp. 6-11-2, one genomic window encodes:
- a CDS encoding YciI family protein: protein MAKYLLLKHYRGAPAAVNDVPMDQWTPQEISAHVQYMNDFAARLEETGEFVDGQALAPEGAWVRYDGEGRPPVTDGPFAETKDLIAGWMVIDVDSYERAVELAGELSAAPGAGGKPIHEWLEVRPFLTTPPTITE from the coding sequence ATGGCGAAGTACCTGCTGCTCAAGCACTACCGAGGCGCTCCGGCCGCGGTCAACGACGTGCCGATGGACCAGTGGACGCCGCAGGAGATCTCGGCCCACGTGCAGTACATGAACGACTTCGCGGCCCGGCTCGAGGAGACCGGCGAGTTCGTCGACGGTCAGGCGCTCGCCCCCGAGGGGGCGTGGGTCCGGTACGACGGTGAGGGGCGCCCGCCGGTCACCGACGGCCCGTTCGCCGAGACGAAGGACCTCATCGCCGGCTGGATGGTGATCGACGTCGACAGCTACGAGCGCGCCGTCGAGCTGGCCGGAGAACTGTCGGCCGCCCCCGGAGCGGGCGGGAAGCCGATCCACGAGTGGCTCGAGGTGCGCCCGTTCCTGACCACGCCGCCCACCATCACGGAGTGA
- a CDS encoding aldo/keto reductase, with translation MTSVPNVTLNNGVIMPQLGFGVFQVPDEETTAAVTSALEAGYRSIDTAAVYGNERGVGKAIAASGLPREELFVTTKLWNEDQGHDRALAAFDDSLDRLGLDHVDLYLIHWPTPARDLYVETYKALEKILADGRARAIGVSNFQIPHLRRLMEHTGITPAVNQVELHPGLQQTALRAFHAEHGIATEAWSPLAQGAVLGDQAIVRVAEAYGVTPAQVVLRWHLQTGNIVIPKSVTPDRIRQNLDVFGFELTDTDMAALTDLDRGLRTGPDPDTLN, from the coding sequence ATGACTTCCGTGCCGAACGTGACGCTCAACAACGGTGTGATCATGCCCCAGTTGGGCTTCGGTGTCTTCCAGGTCCCCGACGAGGAGACCACCGCCGCGGTCACCAGCGCCTTGGAGGCCGGCTACCGCAGCATCGACACCGCGGCGGTCTACGGCAACGAGCGCGGCGTCGGCAAGGCCATCGCCGCCTCCGGCCTGCCCCGCGAGGAGCTCTTCGTCACGACCAAGCTGTGGAACGAGGACCAGGGCCACGACCGGGCCCTGGCCGCTTTCGACGACTCCCTGGACAGGCTCGGCCTCGACCACGTCGACCTCTACCTCATCCACTGGCCCACCCCGGCCCGCGACCTGTACGTGGAGACCTACAAGGCGCTGGAGAAGATCCTCGCCGACGGGCGTGCCCGCGCCATCGGCGTCTCGAACTTCCAGATCCCCCACCTGCGGCGGCTCATGGAGCACACCGGGATCACCCCGGCGGTCAACCAGGTGGAGCTGCACCCCGGCCTCCAGCAGACCGCGCTGCGCGCCTTCCACGCCGAGCACGGGATCGCCACCGAAGCCTGGAGCCCCCTGGCCCAGGGCGCGGTCCTCGGGGACCAGGCGATCGTGCGAGTCGCCGAGGCGTATGGCGTAACCCCGGCGCAGGTCGTGCTGCGCTGGCACCTCCAGACCGGCAACATCGTGATCCCCAAGTCCGTCACCCCCGACCGCATCCGGCAGAACCTCGACGTCTTCGGCTTCGAGCTCACCGACACCGACATGGCCGCCCTCACGGACCTCGACCGCGGTCTGCGCACCGGCCCGGACCCCGACACCCTCAACTGA
- a CDS encoding SDR family NAD(P)-dependent oxidoreductase, producing MQIDLSGRTALVTGSTQGIGHAIATGLARAGARVVVNGRGEERVAAAVRTVRADSGSDDVTGAAGDLATEQGAAAVLEAVPAVDILVNNLGIFGSAAPLEIDDAEWRRFFEVNVLSAVRLIRAFLPGMKERGWGRVLNLASDSAVVIPAEMIHYGMTKTSLLAVTRGFAKDAAGTGVTVNSVIAGPTHTGGVERFVRELVGDELPWDEAQHEFMVKHRPQSLLQRLIEPEEIANMVVYLASPHASATTGGALRVDGGYVDSILP from the coding sequence ATGCAGATCGATCTCTCCGGCCGCACTGCCCTGGTCACCGGCTCCACCCAGGGCATCGGCCACGCCATCGCCACCGGCCTCGCCCGCGCGGGCGCCCGCGTCGTCGTCAACGGCCGCGGCGAGGAGCGCGTCGCGGCGGCCGTCCGCACCGTACGCGCCGACTCCGGCAGCGACGACGTCACCGGCGCCGCGGGCGACCTGGCGACGGAGCAGGGCGCCGCCGCCGTACTGGAGGCCGTGCCCGCGGTCGACATCCTCGTCAACAACCTCGGCATCTTCGGCTCCGCCGCTCCTCTTGAGATCGACGACGCCGAGTGGCGCCGCTTCTTCGAGGTCAACGTCCTCTCCGCCGTCCGGCTCATCCGCGCCTTCCTGCCCGGCATGAAGGAACGGGGCTGGGGGCGCGTCCTCAACCTCGCCAGCGACTCGGCCGTGGTCATCCCCGCCGAGATGATCCACTACGGCATGACGAAGACCTCGCTGCTCGCCGTCACCCGTGGGTTCGCCAAGGACGCCGCCGGTACCGGCGTCACCGTCAACTCCGTCATCGCCGGACCGACCCACACCGGCGGCGTCGAGCGATTCGTCCGCGAGCTCGTCGGCGACGAGCTGCCCTGGGACGAGGCGCAGCACGAGTTCATGGTCAAGCACCGCCCCCAGTCCCTGCTGCAGCGGCTCATCGAGCCCGAGGAGATCGCCAACATGGTCGTCTACCTCGCCTCGCCCCACGCCTCCGCCACCACCGGAGGTGCCCTGCGGGTCGACGGCGGCTACGTCGACTCCATCCTGCCCTGA
- a CDS encoding MFS transporter: protein MPLALLALAIGAFGIGTTEFVIMGLLPQVGADLGVSVPTAGFLVTGYALGVMIGAPIMTVLGTRISRKNMLMLLMGLFILGNFISAVAPVFAVMLIGRVVASLAHGAFFGIGSVVAAELVAPERKAGAISMMFTGLTVANVVGVPLGTYVGQNAGWRVTFLLVAALGVLGLAGVAKLVPDLPKPEGTRLRHEVAAFRNTQVILAMAMTVLGFGGVFAAITYIAPMMTEVGGFAGSSVTWLMVVFGLGMVAGNLIGGRFADRKLMPMLYTALGGLALVLLLLTFLASSKTASVVAVFLIGALGFATVPPLQKRVLDHAHGAPTLASAANIGAFNLGNALSAWLGGLVISAGLGYTAPNAVGAVLAAAALVLAVISHRLEPRPTRITVVSAPANADLAAATDPTAAHPAAPAAARAVRS from the coding sequence ATGCCGCTCGCACTGCTGGCCCTGGCCATAGGGGCCTTCGGAATCGGCACCACGGAATTCGTGATCATGGGGCTGCTGCCCCAGGTCGGCGCGGACCTCGGCGTGTCCGTACCGACGGCCGGCTTCCTGGTCACCGGCTACGCCCTCGGCGTCATGATCGGCGCACCGATCATGACCGTCCTCGGCACCAGGATCTCCCGCAAGAACATGCTCATGCTGCTCATGGGCCTGTTCATCCTCGGCAACTTCATCTCCGCCGTCGCCCCGGTCTTCGCCGTCATGCTGATCGGCCGCGTGGTGGCCTCGCTGGCCCATGGCGCCTTCTTCGGCATCGGCTCCGTCGTCGCCGCCGAACTGGTGGCCCCCGAGAGGAAGGCCGGCGCCATCTCCATGATGTTCACCGGCCTGACCGTGGCCAACGTCGTCGGCGTACCCCTGGGCACGTACGTGGGCCAGAACGCCGGCTGGCGCGTGACCTTCCTGCTCGTCGCCGCCCTGGGCGTACTCGGCCTGGCCGGCGTGGCCAAGCTCGTACCCGACCTGCCCAAGCCGGAGGGAACGCGGCTGCGGCACGAGGTCGCCGCCTTCAGGAACACCCAGGTCATCTTGGCCATGGCCATGACGGTCCTCGGCTTCGGAGGCGTGTTCGCCGCGATCACCTACATCGCTCCGATGATGACCGAGGTCGGCGGCTTCGCCGGATCCTCCGTCACCTGGCTGATGGTGGTCTTCGGGCTCGGCATGGTGGCAGGCAACCTGATCGGCGGCCGTTTCGCGGACCGCAAGCTCATGCCCATGCTCTACACCGCGCTGGGCGGCCTGGCACTGGTCCTGCTGCTGCTCACCTTCCTGGCCTCCAGCAAGACGGCGTCCGTCGTGGCCGTCTTCCTCATCGGCGCTCTCGGCTTCGCCACCGTCCCGCCGCTCCAGAAGCGCGTCCTCGACCACGCCCACGGCGCGCCGACGCTGGCCTCGGCGGCCAACATCGGCGCCTTCAACCTGGGCAACGCCCTGTCCGCCTGGCTCGGCGGCCTGGTGATCTCCGCCGGCCTCGGCTACACCGCGCCCAACGCCGTCGGGGCCGTACTGGCCGCCGCCGCCCTGGTCCTGGCCGTCATCTCGCACCGGCTCGAACCGCGGCCCACCCGCATCACCGTGGTTTCCGCCCCGGCGAACGCCGACCTCGCCGCGGCCACGGACCCCACGGCCGCCCACCCCGCCGCTCCCGCAGCCGCGCGAGCCGTCCGCTCCTGA